The window TGAGGATGCCGAACGTGCCCCAAGAAGTTCCCGTTGCAAAAGCGAGGAAAGCAGCAATCACAAAGATAATCGCCGGCATGAAGTTCATAAACCCTGCGGCGCCGCCCTTTACAAGGCCAGCCACAAATTCCTTTGCGCCGAGCGCATCGGTCGTGCCCTTGAGTGTCCATGCCAAAGCCAAAATCAAAATTGCAGGTACCATTGCCTTGAAGCCATCCGGCAAGCAAGCCATGCTATGACTGAAGCGCAACACACGGCGGCTCATGTAGAAGCAAACGGTAAAGACAAATGCGCCAAACGAACCAATCGCAAGACCGACAGACGCATCGCTAGAAGCGAACGCATCGACAAAGCCTTTCGCCGCATCGCCTGAAGCAAAATAACCGCCCGTATAAATCATGCCAAGCACGCAGAACACAATCAAAGATGCAATTGGCATGACAAGATCCAGGACTCCGCCTTTCGTCGATGTAAAATTCATTTCTTCCAGGTTTCCGCCAACAGCGTTTGTATGCATTTCATACTTTTTCATCGGGCCGATATTCACATTCCAGATAACAACCAGAAAAAGCGTAAGGATCGTCAAGAGGGCATAAAAGTTAAACGGAATTGCCTTGATGAAAAGCGTAAGGCCATCCTCTCCTTCCACGAATCCCGAAACTGCAGCGGCCCAAGAGCTGATAGGTGCAATGATGCAAATCGGAGCGGCCGTCGAATCGATCAAGTATGCAAGCTTTTCGTGGCTCACCTTATAACGATCCGTCACCGGGCGCATCACACTACCGACCGTGAGACAGTTGAAATAGTCATCGATAAAAATCAAGATGCCAAAGCAAACCGTTGCAATCTGCGCACCGACTTTTGACTTGATGTGCGCCTTGGCCCAGTTGCCAAACGCGGCAGAACCACCCGCTCTGTTCATGAGCGCCACCATTGCACCCAACATAACAAGGAATATGAGAATGCCCACGTTATAAGGGTCTGCGACCTTTGCAATCAAGCCATTTTTGAAAACGGCATCGAAGAATCCCGAGCCTGTTCCTTGGCAAAGAAGAAGTCCACCGACAATGACGCCCACAAAAAGCGACGAGTAAACTTCTTTACTGACAAGGGCGAGAATAATCGCGACAAGAGCCGGCACGAGAGCCCAGAAAGTTCCATAAGCCATTATTGTATTTGTGGCCTGTTCCATAAATTACTGTTCCTCTGGATTTAAGGATTTGAGCGGATTTTTAATTCCTGCATTTTCCAATTTTTGCAAGACTTCAATAACATAATCAATCGCATCCAAAGAATGCGAACTCGCGTACATTCTCAAGTCAGAAAGTGCATAGATAGCCCTCTGGTTGTTCATTTCTTTTTCCGACATAAAATTCTCCTTTGCATTTTTCAAAAAAATACCTAAAAAATCTAATTATTGCACGAGAATAAAATGGCGTGAACGACGCAATTCATACTACTTTTAGAAATAACTCGATCCTTCGGGCATTCGCCCTCAGGATGACGTTGCAAATGTTCTATATTATAGGCGGGGTGCCTGCACACAATACGCAGGCTGAGATTATACCCCTTGAACTTGGTTCGTAATTGAACAAAAGGAACGAATATGTCTGAATCCAACGGCTTTTTCAAGCCTTTTCCGCAGTCTCGCAAGATTTATGTCCCCGGCAAGATTTTCCCGGATTTGAAAGTCGCCATGCGCGAAATTTCGCTCGACGACCCGAAATGCCCTGTGCTCCCTGTTTACGATACGAGTGGCGCTTATGGCGACCCCGACAAGACGATTGATGTAAAGAAAGGACTTGAACGCATTCGTGAACCGTGGATCCGCGAACGCTTGGAAAAAGACGGCGCCCACAAGACTCAGATGCAGTACGCCCGCGAAGGCGTGATTACTCGCGAAATGGAATACGTCGCCATCCGCGAAAACCAGAAGATGGACGAAATTTTTGGCAGTAGCGGTGACGCCATCACGCCGGAATTCGTGCGCAAGGAACTCGCCGAAGGCCGCGCCATCATCCCTGCCAACGTAAACCACCCGGAATGCGAACCGATGATCATCGGCCGTAACTTCCTCACAAAAATCAATTCCAACATCGGTAACTCTTCTGTCGCTTCTTCCATTGAACAGGAAGTCGAAAAGATGGTCTGGTCCGTACGCTGGGGTGCCGATACGGTGATGGACCTCTCGACCGGCAAGGACATTCACGAAACACGCGAATGGATTTTGCGCAACAGCCCGGTACCTATAGGAACAGTGCCGATGTACCAGGCTCTCGAAAAGGTGAACGGCATTGCCGACGACCTCACGTGGGAAGTGTTCCGCGATACGCTTATTGAACAGGCAGAACAGGGCGTCGACTACTTTACAATCCACGCAGGACTTTTGCTCAAGTACATTCCGTTTGCCTTGGAACGCACGACAGGCATCGTAAGCCGTGGCGGTTCTATCATCGCCCGCTGGTGCATGGTCCACAAGCAAGAGAACTTCCTTTACACGCACTTCGACGAAATCTGCGACATTCTCGCCAAATACGACGTTTGCGTTTCTTTGGGCGATGGGCTGCGTCCGGGTTCCATTGCAGATGCAAACGACATGGCCCAGTTCTCCGAACTCGATACGCTCGGTGAACTCACCGAAATTGCATGGAAGAAGGGCGTTCAGGTCATCATTGAAGGTCCGGGTCACGTGCCGATGCACAAGATTCGCGAAAACATGGACCGCCAGATTGAAATGTGCCACAACGCACCGTTCTACACGCTTGGCCCTCTCACGACAGATATTGCTCCGGGTTACGACCACATCACGTCTGCTATCGGTGCTGCAATGATAGGCTGGTTCGGTACCGCCATGCTCTGCTACGTGACGCCGAAGGAACACTTGGGCCTCCCGGACAAGAATGACGTGCGTGAAGGCGTGGTGACATACAAGCTCGCCGCCCATGCAGCAGACCTTGCCAAGGGCCACTTTGCCGCTCACTTCCGCGATGACGCGCTTTCGCGCGCCCGTTTCAGCTTCCGCTGGAACGACCAATTCGCGCTTTCGCTCGACCCGGAACGCGCCGTAGAATTCCACGATGAAACGCTCCCGGGCAACAACGCAAAGTCCTCGCACTTCTGCTCGATGTGCGGTCCGAAGTTCTGCTCGATGCGCATTTCTAAAGACATTCAGGAATACGTAAAAACCGGCAAGCTCGACCCGAATAGCGACCCGCTGAAGTAAACTGAAACTCACCAAACCACTCGAGAGAATTGGAGGTGTCCATGGAAAACGGAAAGAAAATTCTTAACGACTTCGTAAAGAGCAAATTCGCCGACCAGAATGAACTGAAGAAGGCTTTGTTCCAAGCAGGCGTTGCCGCGCTTGACGAAGGCTGGACGTTCATGGACGCCACATTCCAGCTCGGTGGCAAAGCTCGCGACGAGGGGCTCTCGGCAGACGATGTCGAGAAGATTTTGCGCAACGCCTTCTCTGAAGAAAAACGCCGTACCGAACGCGAAGCCGAACAAAAGGCAGCCGCTCAAGCCGCAGCGCAACCCGCACAAGCTCCACAGGCCCAAGCCGCCCAAGCCCAGCCGGGCATGGCTCCAGGCTATGCCGCCATGGGCCCAACCGTCATCTCACCCATTTCGGCAACAATGATGCAGCAGATGATTGCGCTCGGTCTCGACAACCAGTCTCTTGAGCTGTTGCA of the Fibrobacter sp. UWB2 genome contains:
- a CDS encoding Na+/H+ antiporter NhaC family protein → MEQATNTIMAYGTFWALVPALVAIILALVSKEVYSSLFVGVIVGGLLLCQGTGSGFFDAVFKNGLIAKVADPYNVGILIFLVMLGAMVALMNRAGGSAAFGNWAKAHIKSKVGAQIATVCFGILIFIDDYFNCLTVGSVMRPVTDRYKVSHEKLAYLIDSTAAPICIIAPISSWAAAVSGFVEGEDGLTLFIKAIPFNFYALLTILTLFLVVIWNVNIGPMKKYEMHTNAVGGNLEEMNFTSTKGGVLDLVMPIASLIVFCVLGMIYTGGYFASGDAAKGFVDAFASSDASVGLAIGSFGAFVFTVCFYMSRRVLRFSHSMACLPDGFKAMVPAILILALAWTLKGTTDALGAKEFVAGLVKGGAAGFMNFMPAIIFVIAAFLAFATGTSWGTFGILIPIVVAAFGGVDYSLMVISISACMAGAVCGDHSSPISDTTIMASAGAECNHVNHVNTQIPYVLVVAAISFVTYIVAGFTRSAVLSLLFGFLLTFGTLVMIKKRAKKDGE
- the thiC gene encoding phosphomethylpyrimidine synthase ThiC — its product is MSESNGFFKPFPQSRKIYVPGKIFPDLKVAMREISLDDPKCPVLPVYDTSGAYGDPDKTIDVKKGLERIREPWIRERLEKDGAHKTQMQYAREGVITREMEYVAIRENQKMDEIFGSSGDAITPEFVRKELAEGRAIIPANVNHPECEPMIIGRNFLTKINSNIGNSSVASSIEQEVEKMVWSVRWGADTVMDLSTGKDIHETREWILRNSPVPIGTVPMYQALEKVNGIADDLTWEVFRDTLIEQAEQGVDYFTIHAGLLLKYIPFALERTTGIVSRGGSIIARWCMVHKQENFLYTHFDEICDILAKYDVCVSLGDGLRPGSIADANDMAQFSELDTLGELTEIAWKKGVQVIIEGPGHVPMHKIRENMDRQIEMCHNAPFYTLGPLTTDIAPGYDHITSAIGAAMIGWFGTAMLCYVTPKEHLGLPDKNDVREGVVTYKLAAHAADLAKGHFAAHFRDDALSRARFSFRWNDQFALSLDPERAVEFHDETLPGNNAKSSHFCSMCGPKFCSMRISKDIQEYVKTGKLDPNSDPLK